TCTTCTGCCTGGCGTAAAATTTTCTTCATTTTTTTCTCGAACTCGCGGCGTGGAATCATAACGCTATGTCCGCAACCTTCACATTTTATGCGAATATCAGCACCTAATCGAATTACTTTCCATTCGTTTGTGCCACAAGGATGTTGTTTTTTCATTTCCACAACGTCATTTAGACCGTACTGCTTTGCTTCCATCTATTATTCTCCTCTCTGATTTCGCTCATAGAACATCATTTTCGGTACAGCAAGTGGAATACCGTTGCGCGTTAGGATGTCGATCACATCTTTCCGAATAGTACGCGATATTGAATATTGCTGTAATGGTAATGTTTCTATTGTAATAGCAATCGTTGCTTCTGTGCTTGTCGTATTTGTGACACCTAAAAAGACAGGA
This genomic window from Solibacillus sp. FSL R5-0449 contains:
- a CDS encoding DUF951 domain-containing protein, whose translation is MEAKQYGLNDVVEMKKQHPCGTNEWKVIRLGADIRIKCEGCGHSVMIPRREFEKKMKKILRQAEEV